The Sus scrofa isolate TJ Tabasco breed Duroc chromosome 6, Sscrofa11.1, whole genome shotgun sequence region TATTCTTACTCATGTGTACCTCCTCTTTATCCTGACATTCAAAGGTTCTATCAACTATAACCATTTCTTACCTAGTCagtcttttatacattttttttttttttccaaatcatgcctttacttttttcccccttatccACTTGGCTGTGCCTGTATCCTTGGCTTTCATCACGGTGTTTTCATCTACTGTTTGCTTATCCAAATACAGTCATTTCTTGAAGTCTTCCATCATTACCTAACCTTGCCCCATGAGGAACTCTATTCTACTTCATATTCTCTGACCACTTAATGTTGCAAAGCCTTATGTACTGAGTGAAATAATGTTTGCAAAAGCTCTTTGTAAAGAGCCTTTCAAAAGCAGGAGATGTAGATGTCTtctcaaaatgatattttttttcttccactgctCCTATAGATACCCAAGGATAGTCACATAATAATCtgcaaaaaataatattaataatcacTCCTCTCCTGCAAAATAGAATTAATACTTGCCCCATCTATCTTGATGGATTTTTTGGTAAAAAAttggattttatttcttcctatacAGTCTTCTAGGCTAATTCTCTGGTGGTTCACAATACAGCAAACGCTTAATAAGTGACTCTTGAATGTATCTGGAAGCCAATATGGCAGAATGCTGAAATGGGGTTGCTGGGTTTTTTACCTTAAGATTTAATTTTTGCTTAGATTTCCTGGtcattttatgtgaaaataatttatttaaaatattctttgtaaAGATTGATCGTTTATGTTTCATAATGGTGACTGGATTATAGTTCTGTCATGAAAGAAGCAGTGAATTGATGCTTTGGCTTAAGTGAAAGATGCTTTCTGTATTTAAAGGAAGAATGAGGAGGAAATATTAGTTGCTGTACAAATAGAATAAAGCCAATTAATAGATAAAcgaatttaaaaatcagtgactttattttaaaatatcctagtTGTTAAGAGTTGTAAAGTTCTCTCAGAAATGGTCAAGAAACTGTTTttatgtcacttaaaaaaaaaaagatatgcatcATAGCACTTTTTGTGAAAGAgcctataaaaaaaattaatccttttATTGCTTAAAGGAGCCAGGTGGATACCAGGCATGGAAGGGGCCTGCTGACCTCTGGGAGATATTTGTAAATATGGAGTGAATGTAGATGCAAAGCAGTTAATTGAGCATGACTTGAGGGATGGAGAATAACTTCCAGAAAGAGATAGCATTTTAGTTGGGTCTTTAATAATGTTGGGGGAAGAGATAGCCCTTGTTCAAGCAAAGAAAAACTGCTTGAGCAGGCCAGAAAAACACAGATTAAGGAAAAGGTAGTTTAATGCAACTGGGTTGTAGTGGGAAATGGaactggaaaaataatttggggCTGAGTTTTGGAAGGCATGGAATACCATCCTCAAAAGTTTAAATTTAGTCTGTAGCAGCTAGGTACCATTGTAGAATTTTAAGGATGGGTTTAGTCTGATAAAATCTGGAAGCCCAAGCTCTAATAATGGGAGGCAAGATTAAAATTATTCACTGTTaaagaaatttgcattttaatgttttatgtggCCTTCTTAGGAAGAAAGCCAcagctactttatttttttcctgtgcataCTATGCTTAGATTCTTGGACTTGCTAGTACTTCTACCAGGTTTAAAgttgtatctttccatttgttcactTAGCTGTACAGGAGGCAGTTAGAAGTTTATCAAAGACCTTCTGTTCTCATGAGCATTGTCCTCATACTTGTCCTTTCTTGTTTCAAGTCTTTGCAGTTTCTAACATCCTTGTATTGATTCTGGCAAGTATGTGCTTGgagaagaatacattttaaagatgaagcagAGACTTCATAAATtcaggaatctaaaatatgggcTTCCTAGCATTCTGAAAGGAAAGCTTTGCTAATCCATCATGGTTCCAGTGTTCAGGCTGAGTGTTCTGGAGTTAGCTATGTGTAGAGCTACTTTGAGTTCATATGAGCCCCTGGGCTGTACCATCACTTGTTCTGgcattgttaatatttttggtGTTGATCCTCACAACTTTATTGTATAAGCATTGAACATTTGttttaacacctttttttttttttttttttgtccttttgccatttcttgggctgcttccgcgacacatggaggttcccaggcgatgggtctaattggagctgaagccaccggcctacgacacagccacagtaacgccggatcgttaacccactgagcaagggcagggatcgaacccgaaacctcatggttcctagttggattcgttaaccactgcgccacgacaggaactcctgaacatttgTTTTAGACTGAAGATCCCAAATGACTTCGCAAGGTCATAGTCATAGCTAGGAAGAAGCAAAATAGCATTATTAATTAACACTTCCCACGCCCATTTTAAACAATATGGTTAtagggcgttccctttgtggctctgcagttaacaaaactaacatccatgaggacgcaggttcgatccctggcccctcactcagtgggttaaggatccagcattgccatgagctgtggtgtaggtctcagacccagcttggatcctgagttgcagtggttatggtgtaggccagcagccgtagctctgattagacccctagcctgggaacctccatatgccacgggtgcggccctaaaaagacagaagacaagtgtgtgtgtgtgtgtgtgtgtatgattatAGCGAACTATACATCAGTATAGTGTGCGTGTGGGGGGGTGATAcaatttcctgttttttgtttttttttttataaggagaCTTTATTATCTGGAAAGTGAATACAtcacaaaaaaatccaaagaacttCAAAACCACATCCTTCCAGATTTTGTGTTGTCCCTAGGAGTGGCCTGAAAGGTGTTTAGTGATTTGCAGGTCCTAGACTCCCTTTAATAGCATTAGcaaatttggtttatttttatctttaaacagAATAGTACTCTGAATGCTGCCAAATATTGCCTCTTGTATGAAGAGTCAGAAAATCCTTTTTTAAGTCCTAACTATCAATTCCAAGCAATAATCTTCCCTTGGTCAATGTCCAGGCTATGAACAGTACAGTTTCTGCTGTCCTCTTCCCCAAAGATCTTGAATCCCAAATGGGACAAGAATTTCATTGTTAAAAGACCTTGGGTGGTAAGAGACTCATTCCTAATACCCTAGTTTGTGAAATTGTGCAACGcaaaggagataaaaaaaataGCACCTTATTAGGTGAAGGATGGTTTTGTTTGTTACTCTAAGTTATCCTAGTTAATCCTACAGCAAACTGCAAATCTGGTCTTCATTCTCTCAGGAAAACAAGCAAAGGGTGGCTTATGCCAACGTAGCAGCTACCTTCTCTATTGTTGAAATAATGGGAATAGGAAGAAAGACTTTGCGGGTTATAGGAGTGTTTATTCCCGTATAAACACTTTTCTTGTTAACATAACATGGGAGGAGGGACAAGAAGCTTGAAGAAATGACGCAATAAAGTGAATGctcaagtgtttttcttttttactagaGCAAATTTTTCAGAACATAAAACAAGAATATAGTCGTTATCAAAGGTGGAGACATTTAGAAGTTGTTCTTAATCAGAGTGAAGCTTGTACTTCGGAAAGTCAGCCTCACTCCTCAGCACTTACAGCACCTAGTTCTCCAGGTAAGCATGGTTTAGTGTGCACATCCATTTAAGAGTTTGTTAATGGTAATTAAAATGATAGTTTCCTAAACCAGAATTAATTTCATCTAAAGTAATAAAATTGGTAAAGTGTGTGTATTGTATTACTCCTTAAAGGTGCTTTTAAAACCATAGTCATGAAATTACAAAAAACCTTAGATTTAATTGGGCATCTGTCCATCCcatttaagaatattttgtaTAACTGCAATATCTAATACCACCATAGGCACTAGCCATATGTAgctatttaatgttaaaatacttcaatttaataaaattttaatgtaattctcAGTTGCATTAGCCAAATTCCAAGTGCTTAGTAGCCATATGTAGTTGTTGTATTAGCACTATGTAACGTTTCCATCAGTGGAGAAGGTTGTGTGACAGCGTTGCTCCATAACATTGACAGGTGGTCAGAAGGGATGTGCTCAAAAATAGTTCAGCCACAAGTCTTGCCTGCCATATCCCTACAAATAGTCAACAGACCAAGGCTCAAACATTGCCACTGTGGTGAACTCTGTCTGCTTTAACAGTAAAGGAGTTTATTTCCTCATAGAATATTCTACTTTATAACAGTTCTAAGAATTAAAAATCACCCTGGTTAAAACTTGTCCTTTTACGGAACACAAACTGACATTGTCCAGGAGCTAGGGGAGTGGGGTATGGGGAAAAATTGCTTAATGGGTGAGGGGTGTTACTTTGGAGTGGTGGAAGTATTTTGAAACTAGATAGAGGTGGTGGTTGTACAACACTGTGACTATGCTAAATGCCACGAATTGTTCGcttttaaaatgattcattttggaaacaaatctgattagtatccatgagattgcgggtttgatccctggttcttgctcagtgggttagtgatccggcgttgccatgagcctgtggcataggtcacagacatggcttggatctctcatggctgtggctgtggctgtggccacagctatagccagcagctatagctcggatgatttgacccctggtctgggaacttccatatgctgcaggtgctgccctaaaaagcgaaaaataaaaaataattaagtaaaatgattcatttttttttttttttttttttgctatttctttgggctgcttcctgcagcatatggaggttcccaggctaggggtctaatcggagctgtagctcccagcctacgccagaggcacagcaacgcaggatccgagccgcgtctgcaacctacaccacagctcacggcaacgcaggatcgttaacccactgagcaagggcagggaccgaacccgcaacctcatggttcctagtcggattcgttaaccactgcgccacgacgggaactccaaatgattcATTTTATGTGAACTTCagctcaaataatttttttgttctgggccatgcccatggcatgcgaaagttcccaggccagggatcaaatccaagcagaagctgcagcctgctccacagctgcaacaacaccagatcctaaacccagtgcatcaggctgaggattgaatctGCGCCTCAAGAGAGAGAAGCCAGAccattaacccattgtgccacagtgggaactcctcaaataatttttttttttaattgtcataacCCAAAGGTCTTGGCTTAGGGAACAAAACCCTTTCTGATTCATTGCTGTTGCACATACATAAGTGAGAGATCTTTCAGTGGTTATATCTAGCAAGTGTCTCCTTAGCATTCTCTTGGGATTTTAGTAATATCATTTTGAAGTAATGAAATATGTTATGGGTAGAGAAACAATTACAAATAATTACTGGCTAGATGTTTTGCGGGTTTCatttgtagagaaaaaaaattggtataaGCAAGAAATGATTTGTTTCAGGGTATTAACTGGTTTGTAGACTAAGACGGCTGAAGAAACAGATACCAGGCTGAGCTTTGAGGAAAACAGAACTGGGCCACCAATGGAGCTACTGTCTTTATCATGATCAGGAAGCTAATTTCCATGTTTTCTGGCATCTCAGTGGATATTTTGGTTTCCAGCTATAATTTTACAAACGTTGCATTTTTCTCAACCTAGTTTCAAAAGGGACCAAGGATGAGACATGCTGTGCCTAATTATCTCCTTCATTCATACGGCAATGACTTGGCTAACGGTTTTTTATATTGGATAAGTCACTTAGTCTCCTAAGTGTCAAACTCCTATTTCTTATCAAAATCACCAAGCCCTACcccagaaataaagcaaaatatgtatatttttgttgttaattatGATCCACCATCTTGATTAATGATCTTGATTAAATAGGTCTAAATGATCTTCAAGGATATAGGTAGCTCTCATACTGTGAATCTGCTTTCTCTAATCCAGACTAGAAGCTTTATATCAGCTTTAACATTTTGGTTATTGTCCATTACCAGGTGAACATGGGCTCAGATAGTTAGGTCAGCAGAactatttttctgtgtgtgtatcaGATAGCACACCTAGATACACTTTTCCTCCTTCTCAGTTTGCTTTTGGCCTTGCTTTGTAAAACAAATGTCAGAATCTCAGAAAAATTGGTGGAATTATTCCATGTAGAAtagtggaaaatatatatatgtgtgtgtgtgtgtgtgtgtgtgtgtgtatatatatatatacacatatatatatatacatatatatatatatatatatatatatatatatatagtctttttaggggcacatctgcagcatatggaggttccccaggctaggggttgaatcagagctacagctgctggcctgcaccacagccacagcaactctggatctgagctgcatctgtaacctataccacagcacatggcaacgccagatccttaacccactgagcgaggccaggattcgttaaccactaagctttgacgggaactctggaaaatatttttttaaaaaacagcttttatATCCTAGGATTTTGCATAGTTACTAATTCAGAACCATAGAGCTAGAATGTATTATATAAACTAGATTTGTCTTTTGGCCAGGTTCCTCCTGGATGAAGAAGGACCAGCCCACCTTTACCCTCCGACAGGTTGGGATAATATGTGAGCGTCTCTTAAAAGACTATGAAGATAAAATTCGGGAGGAGTATGAGCAAATCCTCAATACCAAACTAGCAGGTAGGCCGAGGCCGTGGCTATGCCGTTGTTGATAGGGTTCAGTAAGGATTAACCCCAGTTAAGTAAATAGTAATTTAGAAAAAGCTTAAGACTTCATGAAGAAGTTTTAATGAATTGTAAGTACTATGTTGCTCTTTTGGATTCTAAACATTTTATGTATACATCCTACAGAAGGACTTTCTCATTTACATTTCAGAAACAAGATGAGCcaggtttttcttttaagaattttccaTCTGAATAAAGGCATTGAGTAGGTTATTCAGGGTAGCTGGTGGATAAACAGGTGGTTGGGATCCTGCTAACCTCCCAACAGGTGTCTGGAGGAGCAGAGTGTAGTCAACATATTCATACTTCCTCGTGGGAGTCAAGTCAGGCATCCTGTGATTTAGAGGTGCTTTAAAGTCTGAAAAGCACAGCTCAGGCTAGAACAAAGAGAGTGATTAGTGATGGCAGTAATTAGAGCCTTTTGTGAAAGGAAGGGATCTAAATCAGGGATAGAATGGAGTACCTGTTCAGTTAGAGAGATTTTTAGGCAGCAACTTCCTGTAACAGTACTGTTTCCTCATCtggtgacccacaccacagaatgTTACTAGATTGGCTTTCAATTTGAGAACTGTTGGGTTAACAACAGAGTTAAATGGGTTTCTTTATAGTAGAACTTTTTTGATCCTTTGATACACTAATACTGTGGGagtgttttatttgctttttagggccgaaccagcggcatatggaggttcccagcctagggggtctaattggagctgtagctgctggcctacaccacagctcatggcaatgccggatccttagcccactgagcaaggcccaggattgaacctttgtcctcgtggatgctagtcagattggttaactgctgagccacgacaggaactccaatattgtgTGTTATAAGAATAAGCTGTATAGTGTGTCATTCCCCTCTTCTACCCCGACCCCAAGATTATTTAGACCAGCTGGCTCTAAGTCACTTCTGTGTTCATGGATGTCAGACTACCTTCTGTCTTTCTACTGAGTTTCCCTTCAGAAGATTCTTCTGTGGAACTGTCTGCATTTGGGTTGTATggcattttttttagctttctagCCATCCCACCTCTATGACTCATTGCGTATGTTGAAACTTACAGCAAGGATAGAATTGCAGAAAAGAGCTTCAAGCTTCATGTCAatagagaaaactaaaatttgcTGGCTTATAGTCGTGAGCACAGCTCTCTGTCCTGGGAAGTCATTAGTGGGAGATGGAGTTACAGCAGGCATGATTATTAGGAGAATGCTAGAGATGATCAGCAATCAAACCTAGGAGCCAGGGATTTGGCTTTGGGACCTACGAAAAAGGAACAGATCTCAGAGTGACACATTATAAGGAGGGCCTGAGTGGATAATATAAACTGGGAAGCTGGTTGTGATCCTGACACTTGATTCTTGAAAAACCGGGGGAGAGTTTCTGGGGGTAGTATATACTGTCTTTCCCCTCACAGAACAATATGAATCTTTTGTGAAATTCACACATGATCAGATTATGCGACGATATGGGACAAGGCCTACAAGCTGTAAGTATTGCCAAgtttttcactgaattttttaatttccaagagcaAGATTTTTGACACTGAGTACCTTGTCTCCTGAGAGCAAAAAGCCCCAGTGAATTAAAATAGGTAACTTTTTGTTTAAGGGATGCAcctgtcacatatggaagttaccagactagggttcgaattggagctacagctgctggcctacaccacagccacagcagtgctggatctgggctgcatctgcgacttacactgcagcttacagcaatgccagctccttaacccactgagcgaggccaacgatggaatctgcatcctcatgggtactggtcgggtttgtaacatgctgagccacagtgggaactctaaaataaataacatttaaagaataCTTATATGCCTGACACTGTGCTAATAAGCCCTTTAAATCctcaggaaatttattttatccaCAGTTACCCTATGGGGGAGGAACTATtgttagtcccattttacaggtaaggataGCActtaaagaagttaaataatttgtccaggCCCATGTAGCTAGTGGTTCAGGGATTGAAACCCAGATAGTCTGATTTTGGTGCCAGTTTGTTTATTATCTGGCTTTTTCCTCGgaaaggtattttctttctctttttctttttttttttttttgctctttagggcggcaccagcggcatatggaggttcctaggctaagggtctaatcagagctgtagctgttggcctacaccacagtcatggcaatgccagatccttaacccacagagcgaggtcagggatcaaacctgaaatctcatggttcctagtcagattcatttccactacaccatgaagggaactccaaaaaggtatttttcaattgttggtttatttcttttctttttaggacatttttatttatttattttgtttcttggcTGCACTGCAAcacatggagttctcaggccagggatcagattcaagcggCAATTGcaaaccatgccacagctgcagcaatgctggatccttaacccactgtgtcaggccagggatcaaacttgcgtccaaTTGTTCCATAcgcactgccaatcctgttgtgccacagcaggaactcctcagtcatTAATTTAATTCTGAACATCTTGCAACTACCAGCTATTCAAAACCTAAATTATAGGTATATATGTAAACTGAATGTGAGTCAGGTTTCatatcctccatactgtttctcaCATTTACCGTTAGTTCATGTTAAATAGTATTCTTatactcttttgtttttattcctaattTATAGATGTGTCCTGAAGCTTTCTTGCATATCTGGGTACCAGGTTTGACCTCAAGAGATGGCTGCTGTACACTTTTTGCAACTGGTTTGATATCACATTTCAGCTCCAACTTTGCATCCTGAGAACACTTAAACGTTTCTGCAGGTCCATTTTATACAACTTGAAAGACCTTAAAACTTTCTGGTTGCCACAAGCATATCTTTCTTTTCTGCTCATCCAATAAACAGCTGTGCCCTACTGTGATAGATTTTCCAAACAAAAATACCTGGAGCAGCAGTTTAGCAAAATATGCCCTCAGTGGCACTCAACAAATGGAGTTTCCCCAAGCACAGTTCTGTAAgaagtgtgtgtgagagtgtgtgtatatgtatgtatgtgtattttaagttattatttGTATCGTGCAAATTTTTTTGATCTTGGGGATTCTGGCTGTGAATTTGATGCACGACAATTATGGTTAAAAACATTTGCTTGGTCTACAGAAGATCATTAATGTTTTGTGACCATATAAGTTGTAACAGTGGATTGTTTAATGTGTAGGTATTATTGTTAAATACAGGGACTGTTTCCAGGCACAGAACATGAATCATAAGTTAGGATGGACATTAGATGTGATTATGATGACATAGCAAAGGTCTGTGGTCCTAGGTCTATAAATGCGTGGTAAGTTGTTAGAACAAACCAGAGATAGGCCATTTGATACATGACTCTGCCTAGCCGTGTTAGAAAATTACTTTGACTCCAAGCCTTAAAATACCCACATGGAGTCTGTGCTCACCTCATTCACACAAGGAGCTCCCGGGATACTGAACCTCTAAGAAGAAAAAGTCTTCTGGAGCGGGAGCATCAGGGTTATGCTTGGGAGCATAATAGGTGAGCACGGGGCTGGGCCAGGCCCCAGAGACACTGCTACTTGGGAGGAGCCACTTAACCTTTGTACcagttattaaaaatagaatttggatCCTTTGGTCAGGTTCCCCCAAATTCTTTTAAGAGGTGTCCATGTTCAACTGCTTGAGCTTTGTTTTGGCAACCCCCTGCCTGAAGTTGCTTACAGACTGTTCTTTACCTTGTTTCCAAGGTTGAGGAACAGAAAGTAGCCTCTGTTTTGAGGAGGTGGAAGTtaagtatacatttattttttactgtgacTTGTTCAGGACCACATTTTACAAAATGCCTTGTTTCCTTTATTATTGTTTCTGGAAAGAAAAGTtctattaaaattgttttagtttGAATATAGAGtagtttttttaattagggcTTATTTTGAAAAACTCTGAGTTTAATTCAAATGTATGCCAGTACCTTCCAAAGTAAGGTAATATTCAGAGACAATTGTCCTGATCAGATGGCTTAGAGAAATTTCTGGAATATTCACATTCGAAGATTCCTTATTAATGAATGTCTTTGACTTAAATCTAACCAAAAACTGCAACATTATTCTTTGTACATTTTCATTATATAGTGTTAACAAGCTTAGttgcaaacaaataaaatacttaagctATTTGTTTACCTTGCCTTCTTAATACTGTGATAATGTTTATTCAAGTAATTTATTTGAGGCTGCTATATACCCATTTCCCCAGTTCAA contains the following coding sequences:
- the AKIRIN1 gene encoding akirin-1 (The RefSeq protein has 1 frameshift compared to this genomic sequence), with the translated sequence MACGATLKRPMEFEAALLSPGSPKRRRCAPLPGPTPGLRPPDAEPPPPLLQTQTPLPTLQQPAPPGSERRLPTPEQIFQNIKQEYSRYQRWRHLEVVLNQSEACTSESQPHSSALTAPSSPGSSWMKKDQPTFTLRQVGIICERLLKDYEDKIREEYEQILNTKLAEQYESFVKFTHDQIMRRYGTRPTSYVS